In Rhododendron vialii isolate Sample 1 chromosome 9a, ASM3025357v1, the following are encoded in one genomic region:
- the LOC131299571 gene encoding uncharacterized protein LOC131299571 gives MNLKELDWLNFGPPIAAVEDIRECDGLPLENNGNGGEGGDGGRGDEVRSKSGAEALGVRINDQSTAKASSSIGAEVTGGGSGDGGHAVEVSGDGERHTPREVGHTPVGSDTEGPRVQRLDFRRGVEGLVVIGGGLSEAGGSGGDGGGRSGTPPRDPTRGKDPVVVEESSGEVPVEVGEFRPVVGSSVHVPITYRDFAKFVTEEKLGRLLRENPVVVAAVISAREERQREIARAQEEERV, from the exons atgaatCTTAAAGAACTTGACTGGTTGAATTTTGGACCACCAATTGCCGCCGTCGAGGATATTCGTGAATGTGATGGACTGCCCTTGGAGAACAA CGGCAATGGCGGCGAAGGCGGTGATGGAGGCCGTGGTGACGAGGTTCGGTCGAAGAGTGGAGCCGAGGCCCTGGGCGTTCGAATCAACGATCAATCGACTGCAAAGGCTTCGTCGAGCATTGGTGCAGAAGTTACAGGCGGAGGCAGCGGCGATGGTGGCCATGCAGTTGAGGTTAGTGGCGACGGTGAACGGCATACGCCAAGAGAGGTGGGGCATACGCCGGTGGGTTCTGACACGGAGGGCCCACGGGTGCAACGTTTGGACTTTCGGAGAGGTGTAGAGGGCTTAGTGGTGATCGGCGGTGGATTGAGCGAGGCTGGCGGTAGCGGTGGTGACGGTGGTGGTCGATCGGGGACTCCACCGAGGGATCCAACAAGAGGTAAGGATCCGGTGGTCGTGGAGGAATCTTCTGGAGAAGTACCGGTAGAGGTGGGCGAGTTTAGACCAGTAGTGGGGTCTTCGGTGCACGTTCCCATTACGTACAGAGACTTCGCGAAGTTTGTGACAGAGGAAAAGCTTGGCCGATTGCTCCGAGAGAATCCGGTGGTGGTCGCGGCGGTGATATCGGCCCGGGAGGAAAGGCAGAGAGAGATAGCGAGGGCTCAAGAGGAGGAGCGCGTGTGA